From bacterium, a single genomic window includes:
- a CDS encoding ADP-ribosylglycohydrolase family protein, translating into MFFGISGLYFTDKDLDIEKQQLIDEGRDIGEIEKEFEEMKNFLKNKNPLEYQEKIFFLFDKCQKLPQKKDYKYFEPIKFEDIKSEWNNNFFKIENKLTEKEIKDKIYGGWLGRCAGCLLGKPVEGWSKKKIENFLKDTGQFPLRFYMRSDFNEEILEKYNINRNAPFINNIKNMVEDDDINYTVLALTLIEKYGFNFSAIDFAYNFLQKLPVLRTCTAERITYKNLVNLISPDYSALFRNPYREWIGAQIRTDFYGYITPGNPEKGVELAYKDASVTHIKNGVYGAMFITAMISIAFYEKDIKKIVKNALSFIPQKSRLAEGIEEILNYKEKNLSYEEVVNIIHNKWNEKNPHHWCHVISNAQIVVIGLLWGNKDFGDSVCKAVNAGFDTDCNGATVGSILGVLFGKKNLPSEWIKVLNNKVETGVSGYSKAKISELAKKTYDIYKKGEKDGKS; encoded by the coding sequence ATGTTTTTTGGAATAAGTGGTTTATATTTCACAGATAAAGATTTAGATATTGAAAAACAGCAATTAATTGATGAAGGAAGAGATATTGGAGAGATAGAAAAAGAATTTGAAGAGATGAAAAATTTTTTGAAAAACAAAAATCCATTAGAATATCAGGAAAAAATATTTTTTCTTTTTGATAAATGTCAGAAATTACCACAGAAAAAGGATTATAAATACTTTGAACCAATAAAATTTGAAGATATAAAAAGCGAATGGAACAATAATTTTTTTAAAATTGAAAATAAACTTACTGAAAAGGAAATAAAAGATAAAATTTATGGTGGCTGGCTTGGTAGATGTGCTGGATGTCTTCTTGGAAAACCAGTTGAGGGATGGAGTAAAAAGAAAATTGAAAATTTTTTAAAAGATACAGGACAGTTTCCTTTAAGATTCTATATGAGAAGTGATTTTAATGAAGAAATACTTGAAAAATATAATATTAACAGAAATGCTCCTTTTATCAATAATATAAAAAATATGGTTGAGGATGATGATATAAACTATACTGTTCTTGCTCTTACTTTGATAGAAAAATATGGCTTTAATTTTTCAGCAATTGATTTTGCTTATAACTTTTTACAAAAACTTCCTGTTTTAAGAACATGTACTGCAGAAAGAATTACATATAAAAATCTTGTAAATCTTATTTCTCCTGATTATTCTGCTTTATTCAGAAATCCTTACAGAGAATGGATAGGTGCACAGATAAGAACTGATTTTTATGGATATATAACACCTGGAAATCCTGAAAAAGGGGTTGAACTTGCATATAAAGATGCTTCTGTAACTCATATAAAAAATGGTGTTTATGGAGCAATGTTTATAACTGCAATGATATCAATTGCTTTTTATGAAAAAGATATTAAAAAAATTGTAAAAAATGCATTGAGTTTTATACCTCAAAAATCAAGATTAGCAGAGGGTATAGAAGAAATATTAAATTATAAAGAAAAAAATCTTTCATATGAAGAAGTTGTAAATATTATCCATAATAAATGGAATGAGAAAAATCCACATCACTGGTGTCATGTAATAAGTAATGCTCAGATTGTTGTAATTGGTCTTCTATGGGGTAATAAAGATTTTGGAGATTCAGTATGTAAGGCAGTAAATGCTGGATTTGACACCGATTGTAATGGAGCAACTGTTGGTTCAATTCTCGGAGTATTGTTTGGAAAGAAAAATTTACCCTCTGAATGGATTAAGGTTTTGAATAATAAAGTAGAAACAGGAGTTTCAGGTTATAGTAAAGCAAAAATTTCAGAACTGGCAAAAAAAACATATGATATTTATAAGAAAGGAGAAAAAGATGGAAAAAGTTAG
- a CDS encoding Gfo/Idh/MocA family oxidoreductase has product MEKVRIGIIGCGGISKCHIDGVKILAENGCKEIEITALCDERIENAEEKKEMILEFQKNEPVIFTDYEEIISKKICDGFVLCLPHFLHHTIGLELLKNNYHIMIEKPLALTLKAGKKLVNEAKKRNLVLSVAENVRRYLSPRSIKWVIENKKYLGDIRFALVNLVMNGPFDYTKYALKWRGIKVLSGGGMIMDSGHHFADMLLYLFGEVEDVYCEIKRFDSRIIEEVPFLKKGRADVEDTWSAIIKFKSGIFINWVYSRSAPGFNLNFGMYSGENGAIKDKGFVFHPFQNGGDIILNNEKVIKSEEIEKEFLNSLTEEEKEELFPYNCYDGFGLEWIDFARGIKGERKVEIDGEDGLKIMALCESCYESDYLKSSVKYGDVYSGKIKNYQKEINDFWKIK; this is encoded by the coding sequence ATGGAAAAAGTTAGAATTGGGATAATTGGTTGTGGAGGGATAAGTAAATGTCATATTGATGGGGTGAAAATACTTGCTGAAAATGGTTGTAAAGAAATAGAAATAACCGCACTTTGTGATGAAAGAATAGAAAATGCAGAAGAAAAAAAAGAAATGATTTTAGAGTTTCAAAAAAATGAACCAGTTATTTTTACTGATTACGAGGAGATAATTTCAAAAAAAATATGTGATGGATTTGTTTTATGTCTTCCTCATTTTCTTCATCATACAATAGGACTTGAACTTCTCAAAAACAATTATCATATTATGATAGAAAAACCACTTGCTTTGACTTTAAAAGCAGGAAAGAAACTTGTGAATGAAGCAAAAAAAAGGAATCTGGTTTTATCAGTTGCTGAAAATGTAAGAAGATATTTATCTCCAAGAAGTATAAAATGGGTTATTGAGAATAAAAAATATTTGGGTGATATAAGGTTTGCTCTTGTAAATTTAGTTATGAATGGACCTTTTGATTATACCAAATATGCTTTAAAATGGAGAGGAATAAAAGTTTTAAGTGGTGGTGGAATGATTATGGATAGCGGTCATCATTTTGCTGATATGCTTTTATATCTTTTTGGAGAAGTTGAAGATGTATATTGTGAAATAAAGAGATTTGATTCAAGAATAATAGAAGAGGTTCCATTTTTAAAAAAGGGTAGGGCAGATGTAGAAGATACATGGAGTGCTATCATAAAATTTAAAAGCGGGATTTTTATAAACTGGGTTTATTCAAGGTCTGCACCTGGATTTAATTTAAATTTTGGAATGTATTCAGGTGAAAATGGAGCCATAAAAGATAAAGGATTTGTTTTTCATCCTTTCCAGAATGGTGGAGATATAATTTTGAATAACGAAAAAGTAATAAAAAGTGAAGAAATAGAAAAAGAATTTTTAAATAGTTTAACAGAAGAAGAAAAAGAAGAACTTTTCCCTTATAACTGCTATGATGGATTTGGTCTTGAATGGATTGATTTTGCAAGAGGGATAAAAGGAGAAAGAAAGGTTGAAATTGACGGAGAAGATGGTTTGAAAATTATGGCTTTATGTGAAAGTTGTTATGAATCCGATTATTTAAAATCATCTGTAAAATATGGGGATGTTTATTCTGGAAAAATTAAAAATTACCAGAAAGAAATTAATGATTTCTGGAAAATAAAATAA
- a CDS encoding nitroreductase family protein gives MDLLKILKERRSIRKYQKKEVPKDIIEDIIDCARFAPSAINIQPWEFVIVTDKNMREKIAEITDYGKFIKESPVCIAVFCKDTKYYLEDGSAATTYILLAAKAYGLGSCWVAGDKKFYAEKIRELLGVPEGYKLISLISIGYPDEEPKPKKRELKELIHWEKW, from the coding sequence ATGGATTTATTGAAAATTTTAAAAGAAAGAAGAAGTATAAGGAAGTATCAAAAAAAGGAAGTTCCAAAAGATATTATTGAAGATATAATTGATTGTGCCAGATTTGCTCCAAGCGCTATCAACATCCAGCCATGGGAGTTTGTAATTGTTACGGACAAAAACATGAGAGAAAAGATAGCAGAAATTACTGATTACGGGAAATTTATAAAGGAATCTCCTGTTTGTATTGCAGTTTTCTGTAAAGATACAAAATATTATCTTGAAGATGGTTCTGCTGCTACTACATATATTTTACTTGCTGCAAAAGCATATGGACTTGGAAGTTGCTGGGTTGCTGGAGATAAAAAATTTTATGCAGAAAAGATTAGAGAATTACTTGGAGTTCCTGAAGGATACAAACTTATAAGTTTAATTTCAATAGGATATCCTGATGAAGAACCTAAACCAAAAAAGAGAGAATTGAAAGAATTAATACATTGGGAAAAATGGTAA
- a CDS encoding rhomboid family intramembrane serine protease — MFFFFPVRDEYGVKRFPIVVTFIIFINCLIYFAFGFSPEYREIVSKYGFIPANFSFKTLLTSMFLHGGLFHLGFNMWYLWLLGDNVEDRWGRINFLFFYLLSGIFAGILYSWLIPEKFINIPVIGASGAISGILGAYAILFPKSRITFKYFIWAFIIFVRWGEFEIYSYVWLFFWFFIQGLNTLFVSLYKVQSQVAYSAHFGGFLFGAIIGLGTKLYREAKYRENVKLGENMLLQLLGSTEKVLYNIEETAEIEKIKEKIKNTIYEDRYFGTQIYKKGIEKYPDLCMDEKIQYEIADSFYRQGDYTSALIAYRNFILNYPLSKLADNALLNFGKICLLSGDYEKAKQAFLQIVIFYPYSDVYEESKYYLEKELPKLIQKF; from the coding sequence ATGTTTTTCTTTTTTCCTGTCAGGGATGAATATGGTGTTAAAAGGTTTCCGATAGTAGTAACTTTTATAATTTTTATAAACTGCCTTATATATTTTGCCTTTGGTTTTTCACCTGAATACAGAGAAATAGTTTCAAAATATGGTTTTATTCCTGCCAATTTTTCTTTCAAAACTTTACTTACTTCTATGTTTCTTCATGGAGGGCTTTTTCATCTTGGCTTTAATATGTGGTATTTATGGCTCCTTGGAGATAATGTTGAAGATAGATGGGGAAGGATAAATTTTTTATTTTTTTATCTTCTTTCGGGTATTTTTGCAGGGATTTTATACTCATGGCTAATACCTGAAAAATTTATCAATATCCCTGTTATAGGTGCATCAGGTGCAATTTCAGGAATTCTTGGTGCTTATGCTATTTTATTTCCTAAAAGCAGAATAACTTTTAAATATTTTATATGGGCTTTTATAATATTTGTAAGATGGGGCGAATTTGAAATTTATTCATATGTGTGGCTTTTTTTCTGGTTTTTTATACAGGGATTAAACACTTTATTTGTTTCGCTATATAAAGTTCAATCTCAGGTTGCTTATTCTGCACATTTTGGTGGCTTTCTATTCGGAGCAATTATTGGACTTGGAACAAAACTATATAGAGAAGCAAAATACAGAGAAAATGTAAAACTTGGAGAAAATATGCTTCTTCAACTTCTTGGTTCAACAGAAAAAGTTTTATACAATATAGAAGAAACTGCTGAAATAGAAAAAATTAAGGAGAAGATAAAAAATACAATTTATGAGGATAGATATTTTGGAACTCAGATTTATAAAAAAGGAATAGAAAAATATCCTGATTTATGTATGGATGAAAAAATTCAGTATGAAATTGCTGATTCCTTTTACAGACAGGGTGATTATACTTCTGCTTTAATTGCTTATAGAAATTTTATTTTGAATTATCCTTTAAGCAAACTTGCTGATAATGCTCTTTTAAACTTTGGTAAGATATGTCTCCTGTCAGGTGATTATGAAAAGGCAAAACAGGCATTCTTACAGATAGTTATTTTTTATCCATACAGTGATGTGTATGAGGAAAGTAAATATTATCTTGAAAAAGAACTTCCAAAATTAATACAGAAATTCTGA
- a CDS encoding RnfABCDGE type electron transport complex subunit A, with protein sequence MLNETNLFFIFLSAFLINNILLIRFLGLCSFIGISTNIKSSIGMGIAVIFVTVMACSISWAVYNFLLLPFHLEYLRTTTFILTIASFVQFEEMIIRKKLPALYRAFGIYLPLITTNCAILASAFLGIDYKFSFIQNFVFSLGISAGYCFVIIVFATIREEIELAPIPESFRGVPIAFILAALMSLAFLGFKGLFKL encoded by the coding sequence ATGTTAAATGAGACAAATTTATTTTTTATTTTTCTTTCTGCTTTTTTAATAAATAATATTTTACTTATAAGATTTCTCGGACTCTGCTCTTTTATTGGTATTTCAACAAATATAAAATCATCAATTGGAATGGGTATTGCTGTTATTTTTGTAACTGTTATGGCATGCAGTATAAGTTGGGCTGTTTATAATTTTTTACTTTTACCTTTTCATCTTGAATATTTAAGGACGACTACTTTTATACTAACAATTGCTTCATTTGTTCAGTTTGAGGAAATGATAATAAGAAAAAAATTACCTGCCTTATATCGTGCATTTGGCATTTATCTCCCTTTAATTACAACAAATTGTGCAATTTTAGCAAGTGCTTTTCTTGGAATTGATTATAAATTTTCCTTTATACAGAACTTTGTTTTTTCTCTCGGGATTTCTGCTGGATATTGCTTTGTAATAATTGTTTTTGCTACTATAAGAGAAGAAATTGAACTTGCACCTATTCCGGAAAGTTTTAGAGGAGTACCCATTGCTTTTATTCTTGCTGCCTTGATGAGTTTAGCATTTCTTGGTTTTAAGGGCCTATTTAAACTATAA
- a CDS encoding electron transport complex subunit E has product MKKIIDFKVFLNGIWRENPILFIMLGLCPVLAVSSSIKDALGMGIAVIFVLTGSNFVISLIKNIVPSHVRIPVYIVVIATFVTITDYTLAAYSPQIHRNLGVYLPLIVVNCIILGRAEGFASKNNVINSILDGLGMGLGFTLIIFVIATIREVLGNGTFMGKALFGPDFSPFLIMIMPPGAFLVIGILIALKQKIEKGKKIC; this is encoded by the coding sequence ATGAAAAAAATAATTGATTTTAAAGTTTTTTTAAATGGAATTTGGAGAGAAAATCCAATACTTTTTATAATGCTTGGATTATGTCCTGTTCTTGCTGTAAGTAGTTCTATAAAAGATGCTCTTGGTATGGGAATTGCTGTCATTTTTGTTTTAACCGGCTCAAATTTTGTAATTTCCTTAATAAAAAATATAGTTCCTTCACATGTAAGGATTCCTGTATATATAGTTGTTATCGCCACATTTGTTACAATTACTGATTACACACTTGCTGCATATTCTCCACAGATACACAGAAATCTTGGAGTATACTTGCCTTTAATAGTTGTTAACTGTATAATTCTTGGCCGTGCAGAGGGTTTTGCTTCAAAAAATAATGTTATAAATTCTATTCTTGATGGTCTCGGTATGGGACTCGGTTTTACTTTAATAATTTTTGTAATTGCAACTATAAGAGAAGTGCTTGGAAATGGAACATTTATGGGAAAGGCATTATTTGGACCTGATTTCAGTCCATTTTTAATTATGATTATGCCACCAGGAGCTTTTTTGGTAATAGGAATTTTAATTGCTTTAAAACAGAAAATTGAAAAAGGAAAGAAAATATGTTAA
- a CDS encoding flavodoxin family protein → MKILSFLGSPRKDGNTAKVLGIVLEELNKNGHETEEIYLIDKKISGCIECYECQKIKDKPNCSIKDDMQELYEKILSSDCILITTPVFCWSFSWLIKSFIDRTFCFGKYNEDGTYISLVENKKCGLIITAAGDEFEGADLVVESYSRMVEYHKMEDIGRIVICNVLSEKDIIDNPEVKRKIKNFVENLK, encoded by the coding sequence ATGAAAATATTATCTTTTCTTGGTAGTCCAAGGAAAGATGGAAATACTGCAAAGGTCTTGGGTATTGTTCTTGAAGAGTTGAATAAAAATGGACATGAAACAGAAGAGATTTATTTAATTGATAAAAAAATAAGTGGATGTATTGAATGTTATGAATGTCAGAAAATTAAGGATAAACCAAATTGTTCTATAAAGGATGATATGCAGGAATTATATGAAAAGATTTTAAGTTCTGATTGTATTTTAATTACAACTCCTGTTTTCTGCTGGTCCTTTTCGTGGCTTATTAAATCATTTATTGACCGAACATTCTGTTTTGGTAAATATAATGAAGACGGAACTTATATATCACTTGTTGAAAATAAAAAATGCGGTCTTATTATTACAGCAGCAGGAGATGAATTTGAAGGTGCTGACCTTGTGGTTGAAAGTTATTCAAGAATGGTTGAATATCATAAAATGGAAGATATAGGAAGAATTGTTATTTGTAATGTTCTATCAGAAAAAGATATTATTGATAATCCTGAGGTTAAGAGAAAAATTAAAAATTTTGTAGAAAATTTAAAATGA
- a CDS encoding RnfABCDGE type electron transport complex subunit G — MKKKDIIIGILVITFICGISGFLLAQVYNTTKPKIEEIKKQEEEKLNKEIFPEGVKFEEKEIKGIKYFSVLNKNEEEIGKIFEVKTMGYGGYITVKVGIDNENKIKKIKIKEHNETPGLGSKITQDSFLNQFTGKTKDEIYLKKDKTDGKIDSITGATISSRAVTDGVRKLLENIAKESK; from the coding sequence ATGAAAAAAAAGGATATTATAATCGGCATTTTAGTTATTACATTTATCTGCGGAATTTCAGGATTTCTTCTTGCTCAAGTTTACAATACAACAAAACCAAAAATTGAAGAAATAAAAAAACAGGAAGAAGAAAAATTGAATAAAGAGATTTTTCCTGAAGGTGTAAAATTTGAAGAAAAGGAAATTAAAGGAATTAAATATTTTTCTGTCTTAAATAAAAATGAAGAAGAAATTGGGAAAATATTTGAAGTAAAAACGATGGGTTATGGTGGATACATCACAGTAAAAGTTGGAATTGATAATGAAAATAAAATTAAAAAGATAAAAATAAAAGAACATAATGAAACACCAGGACTTGGTTCAAAAATAACACAGGATAGTTTTTTAAATCAATTTACAGGAAAAACAAAAGACGAAATTTATTTGAAGAAAGACAAAACAGATGGAAAAATAGATTCAATTACAGGAGCAACTATTTCTTCAAGAGCAGTAACAGATGGAGTCAGAAAATTACTTGAAAATATTGCAAAGGAGTCAAAATGA
- a CDS encoding RnfABCDGE type electron transport complex subunit D has product MEKVCKINCSPHIHSSETTGKIMFYVVISLIPALIGSIYFFGIYVLEVIIISIISCIVSELLFKILTRKKIEVFDGSAIVTGILLAFVLPPRIPLWIAGIGGFLAIFLVKELFGGIGFNIFNPALASRAILLASYPVEMTKFIQPFDYRIDAITSATPLFIIKEKLNQQLPSLWQMFIGTRPGCIGETSTLLLLIGGFFLIYKRVISWHIPFSYILTVAILSLFFKQNILCQIMGGGLILGAFFMATDYVTSPITKKGKIIFGIGCGIITFLIRKAGGYPEGVCYSILFMNSLVPMINRYTVPKKFGSKK; this is encoded by the coding sequence ATGGAAAAAGTTTGTAAAATAAATTGTTCTCCTCATATTCATAGCAGTGAAACAACAGGAAAGATAATGTTTTATGTGGTAATTTCTTTAATCCCTGCTCTTATTGGAAGTATATATTTTTTTGGGATTTATGTGCTTGAAGTTATCATTATATCCATAATTTCATGCATAGTGAGTGAACTTTTATTCAAAATTCTAACCAGAAAGAAAATAGAAGTTTTTGATGGAAGTGCTATTGTAACAGGTATTCTTCTTGCTTTTGTTTTACCACCGAGAATTCCTTTATGGATTGCTGGAATTGGTGGTTTCCTTGCAATTTTTTTGGTTAAAGAATTATTTGGTGGAATCGGTTTTAACATTTTCAATCCTGCACTTGCAAGTAGAGCCATTTTACTTGCTTCATATCCTGTTGAAATGACAAAGTTTATTCAGCCATTTGATTACAGGATAGATGCTATAACTTCTGCAACCCCTTTATTTATAATTAAAGAAAAACTTAATCAACAACTTCCTTCTTTATGGCAAATGTTTATTGGAACAAGACCTGGTTGTATAGGAGAAACAAGTACATTATTATTACTTATTGGTGGATTTTTCCTTATTTATAAAAGGGTAATTTCCTGGCATATTCCTTTTTCCTATATCCTTACGGTTGCTATTCTATCTCTTTTCTTCAAACAGAATATTTTATGTCAAATAATGGGTGGTGGTCTTATTCTCGGTGCTTTTTTCATGGCAACTGATTATGTTACCTCTCCAATAACAAAAAAGGGTAAAATAATATTTGGAATTGGTTGCGGAATTATAACATTTTTGATAAGAAAAGCAGGAGGTTATCCAGAAGGTGTGTGTTATTCAATTTTATTTATGAATTCACTTGTTCCTATGATAAATAGATATACTGTACCAAAAAAATTCGGGAGTAAAAAATGA
- the rsxC gene encoding electron transport complex subunit RsxC, with protein MFRGGIKLIDFKSLSKNEEIEEFKYPERVIIPLSQHTGSPAKPVVKKGDYVLEGQIIGEITGFISSYIHSSISGKVVDILPWDLPTNRKSLSIVIESDGERKSIERQVRDWLKLESNEIINIVREAGIVGLGGAAFPTHVKLTIPEGKKADYILINGCECEPFLTCDYRVLKEYTEEVVEGIQIISKVTNVKKVFIGIERNKIDLLPVLNDAIKKLKIYIEIEIKILPEKYPQGSEKHLIKSILNKEVPSGGLPIDVGCIVFNVQTTLAIKRAVCDGIPLTERVLTCTGLVDNPKNLKVKIGTPISEIIDYCKGDIKNGSKIVVGGPMMGIQIPNPDVPVIKGTTGILLLPEEKLPEDIQPCIRCGKCIEVCPMFLMPSEIGRYMEFEKVEKCENLNVFDCIECGCCAYICPAKRPLVDFIKCAKFKLRKK; from the coding sequence ATGTTCAGAGGAGGTATTAAGTTAATAGATTTTAAAAGTTTAAGCAAAAATGAGGAAATTGAAGAATTTAAATATCCTGAAAGGGTTATAATACCACTCTCACAGCATACAGGAAGTCCTGCAAAACCAGTTGTAAAAAAAGGAGATTATGTCCTTGAAGGACAGATAATAGGTGAAATTACAGGTTTTATCAGTTCATATATTCATTCCTCTATTTCTGGGAAGGTTGTTGATATATTACCATGGGATTTACCAACAAACAGAAAATCATTGAGTATAGTTATTGAAAGTGATGGAGAAAGAAAATCTATTGAAAGACAGGTAAGGGACTGGCTGAAATTGGAAAGTAATGAAATTATAAATATAGTAAGAGAAGCAGGAATTGTAGGTCTTGGTGGTGCTGCTTTTCCAACTCATGTAAAACTAACAATTCCTGAAGGGAAAAAAGCAGATTATATATTAATAAATGGCTGTGAATGTGAACCATTTTTAACCTGTGATTACAGAGTTTTAAAGGAGTATACAGAAGAGGTCGTTGAGGGTATTCAAATAATATCTAAGGTAACAAATGTAAAAAAAGTATTTATAGGTATTGAAAGAAATAAAATTGACCTTTTACCTGTCTTGAATGATGCTATTAAGAAATTAAAAATATATATTGAAATTGAAATAAAAATTCTGCCTGAAAAATATCCACAGGGAAGTGAAAAACATCTGATTAAATCAATTTTAAATAAAGAAGTCCCTTCGGGTGGATTGCCGATTGATGTTGGGTGTATTGTTTTTAATGTTCAAACAACTCTTGCAATTAAAAGGGCTGTATGTGATGGAATTCCTCTAACTGAAAGAGTTTTAACATGTACAGGACTTGTTGATAATCCAAAAAATTTAAAAGTCAAAATAGGAACGCCTATTTCAGAAATTATTGATTATTGTAAAGGTGATATTAAAAATGGAAGCAAAATTGTTGTAGGTGGACCTATGATGGGAATACAAATACCAAATCCTGATGTTCCTGTTATAAAGGGTACAACTGGAATTTTATTGTTACCTGAAGAAAAACTGCCTGAAGATATACAACCATGTATAAGATGCGGAAAATGTATAGAAGTATGTCCTATGTTTTTAATGCCGAGCGAAATTGGAAGGTATATGGAATTTGAGAAAGTTGAAAAATGTGAAAATTTAAATGTTTTTGACTGTATTGAATGCGGATGCTGTGCGTATATATGTCCTGCAAAAAGACCGCTTGTTGATTTTATTAAATGTGCTAAATTCAAATTGAGGAAAAAGTAA
- a CDS encoding 2,3-bisphosphoglycerate-independent phosphoglycerate mutase translates to MDYEKILSEIIQKNDKKILLLVLDGVGGLPHPETGKTELETANIPNLDYFAETGSCGLIIPVLPGITPGSGPGHIALFGYDPIEVQIGRGILECLGIGLEVKKGEIAIRGNFATIDKNRIVIDRRAGRIPTEENEKIVKLISENIKEIKGVKFKIQTVKEHRCALILSGENLSCDVTENDPGKEGLPLKKFEPLGEKGKFIAEILNEFEEKVISILGSLNSKAKCLLLRGFSTYPDIQTFKERYKLNAVCIATYPMYRGISKLVGMDVIDCGETIDSEIETLKKVYNDYDFFFLHIKKTDSFGEDGNFEGKVKILEEIDKKIEPIKNMNFEAIGITGDHSTPSLLKSHSWHPVPFVLISPNTLPDDVKRFTERDCAKGILGNIYSKNVMYLLLACSLKLAKFGA, encoded by the coding sequence ATGGATTATGAAAAAATTTTATCCGAAATAATACAGAAAAATGATAAAAAAATATTATTGCTTGTTCTTGATGGAGTTGGTGGACTTCCCCATCCTGAAACTGGTAAGACAGAACTTGAAACAGCAAATATTCCAAATCTTGATTATTTTGCAGAAACTGGTTCCTGTGGACTTATTATACCTGTTTTACCTGGTATAACTCCCGGAAGCGGGCCGGGACACATTGCACTTTTTGGATATGACCCTATAGAAGTTCAAATTGGAAGAGGGATTCTTGAATGTCTCGGAATTGGACTTGAAGTAAAAAAAGGAGAAATTGCCATAAGAGGAAACTTTGCAACAATTGACAAAAATAGAATAGTTATAGATAGAAGAGCAGGAAGAATACCTACTGAAGAAAATGAAAAAATTGTAAAATTGATTTCTGAAAATATAAAAGAAATAAAAGGAGTAAAATTCAAAATTCAGACAGTTAAAGAACACAGATGTGCTTTAATACTTTCAGGAGAAAATTTATCCTGTGATGTAACTGAAAATGACCCCGGGAAAGAAGGACTACCACTTAAAAAATTTGAACCGCTGGGTGAAAAAGGAAAGTTTATAGCAGAAATTTTGAATGAATTTGAAGAAAAAGTAATTTCAATCCTTGGAAGTTTAAACTCAAAAGCAAAATGTTTACTTTTAAGAGGATTTTCAACTTATCCTGATATACAAACATTCAAAGAAAGATATAAACTTAACGCTGTCTGTATAGCTACATATCCGATGTACAGGGGAATTTCAAAACTTGTTGGAATGGATGTTATTGATTGTGGGGAAACCATTGATTCTGAAATAGAAACACTGAAAAAAGTTTATAATGATTATGATTTCTTTTTCCTTCATATTAAAAAAACAGACAGTTTCGGAGAAGATGGTAATTTTGAAGGAAAGGTTAAGATACTTGAAGAAATTGATAAAAAAATTGAACCCATTAAAAATATGAATTTTGAAGCAATTGGAATTACAGGAGACCACTCAACTCCATCTCTGTTGAAAAGTCATTCCTGGCATCCAGTTCCATTTGTACTTATTTCTCCAAATACTCTACCGGATGACGTTAAAAGATTTACTGAAAGAGATTGTGCAAAAGGAATTCTTGGAAATATTTATTCAAAAAATGTTATGTATCTCTTACTTGCATGTTCTTTGAAACTTGCTAAATTCGGAGCGTAA